The following coding sequences are from one Desulfonatronum thioautotrophicum window:
- a CDS encoding CarD family transcriptional regulator, which produces MFSVNDLVVYPAQGVGKIEKIESQEIGGCPTNLYVIRILNNNIMVMVPVHNATNVGLRPLCTSQQGEEMLEYIRDRSDFTGYTGQNWNRRYREYSEKLKSENLQDVAYVLKELILIGKDKELSFGERRLLEQALQLITTELALCLDSTPTDIRTRIYGFFDDILKKTEEEEVPIEGVE; this is translated from the coding sequence GTGTTCTCGGTTAACGATTTGGTGGTTTACCCGGCACAAGGTGTCGGAAAAATCGAGAAGATTGAAAGTCAAGAAATCGGGGGTTGTCCGACCAACCTGTACGTGATTCGAATATTGAATAATAATATCATGGTCATGGTCCCGGTCCATAATGCCACCAATGTCGGCCTGCGCCCGTTGTGCACAAGTCAACAGGGTGAGGAGATGCTGGAATATATCCGTGATCGATCCGACTTTACCGGGTATACCGGACAGAACTGGAATCGCAGGTATCGGGAATATTCTGAAAAACTGAAGAGTGAAAATCTCCAGGACGTCGCTTATGTCCTGAAGGAATTGATCTTGATCGGCAAGGATAAGGAATTGTCCTTCGGGGAACGTCGATTGCTGGAGCAAGCGCTTCAGTTGATCACAACCGAACTTGCCCTATGCCTGGACAGCACCCCAACGGACATTCGCACCAGAATATATGGCTTTTTCGATGATATTCTGAAGAAGACCGAAGAAGAAGAGGTTCCCATCGAAGGTGTCGAATGA
- the pth gene encoding aminoacyl-tRNA hydrolase, with translation MHSRAFRGLIVGLGNPGPEYLQTPHNMGFLAMDALFAASPERWHPMRAPVAKCELRRGDIAGAAWLALKPQTYMNRSGDAVGPLARWYRIPPEQILVVHDELDLQAGSLRFKIGGGAAGHKGLLSISQALGTTDFPRLRLGIGRPPSGHDPAAYVLRNFAAESKSELTEALATAVSAIRIFCEKGLADGMQELHSKQRKKSRTGQDQSLNLL, from the coding sequence ATGCATAGCCGAGCTTTTCGCGGGCTTATTGTAGGACTTGGCAATCCAGGTCCTGAATATCTGCAAACTCCTCACAACATGGGTTTTCTCGCAATGGACGCCCTGTTCGCTGCATCACCGGAACGCTGGCACCCCATGAGAGCCCCTGTCGCAAAGTGTGAGCTGCGGCGAGGCGACATTGCCGGTGCAGCATGGCTGGCACTCAAGCCCCAAACGTACATGAACCGTAGTGGTGATGCTGTCGGGCCACTGGCTCGCTGGTACCGCATTCCCCCGGAGCAGATCCTGGTGGTTCATGATGAACTGGATCTGCAAGCAGGTTCACTTCGGTTTAAAATCGGCGGCGGTGCTGCAGGTCACAAAGGATTGCTCTCCATAAGCCAAGCACTGGGCACAACTGATTTTCCTCGATTACGTCTCGGAATCGGACGACCGCCATCAGGACATGATCCGGCAGCCTATGTCCTGCGCAACTTCGCCGCTGAATCGAAAAGCGAACTCACAGAGGCATTAGCTACAGCTGTCAGTGCGATTCGAATTTTTTGCGAGAAAGGATTGGCTGATGGAATGCAGGAACTGCATTCCAAACAAAGAAAGAAATCACGAACCGGCCAGGACCAGTCCCTAAATCTGCTTTGA